The Zestosphaera sp. genome contains a region encoding:
- a CDS encoding glycosyltransferase family 2 protein — MKENDEMMSEVRVSVVVPTYNERENIDELLSRINTSLSGVDYEVVVVDDNSPDGTAERVIELSSIYPVKLVKRAGKFGLSSAILDGVKVCRGDYVVVMDADLQHPPEVIKDLLSYVGECDVVVASRYVKGGGVVGFPLTRRVISLGATYMARVLIPQARKVRDPLSGFFLAKKELIEKTELAVPSGYKTLLEIISQHSDLKICEVPYIFRARVRGKSKLSRREILNYVKQLLMIMPDYYKFAIVGASGVFVNLGVLWFLSYILLIPHFISSIISIEASLINNFVWNDLWTFKKRRFGKRWRRLLKYHGSTIVGILAQYVVSQIAYYTLLRESLTSQALGVLTGFVANYLISKKYVWTQPRQTMRIESRLSS; from the coding sequence ATGAAGGAGAACGATGAAATGATGTCTGAGGTTAGAGTCTCGGTTGTCGTTCCCACATACAATGAGAGAGAAAATATTGATGAGTTGCTAAGCAGGATTAACACGTCATTAAGTGGTGTTGATTACGAGGTAGTTGTAGTTGATGATAATTCTCCTGACGGGACTGCAGAGCGTGTTATAGAACTCTCAAGCATATATCCAGTTAAGCTAGTTAAGAGAGCTGGTAAGTTCGGACTGTCTTCAGCTATCCTAGATGGAGTTAAGGTGTGTAGGGGCGACTACGTAGTAGTGATGGATGCTGACCTCCAGCACCCTCCTGAAGTGATTAAGGACCTCCTGAGCTACGTGGGTGAATGTGATGTAGTTGTCGCTTCTAGATATGTGAAAGGGGGTGGCGTTGTAGGGTTTCCGCTGACGAGACGTGTTATTTCTTTAGGAGCTACGTATATGGCTAGAGTATTAATTCCTCAAGCTAGGAAAGTTAGAGACCCTCTCTCAGGTTTTTTCCTGGCTAAGAAAGAACTCATAGAGAAGACTGAACTTGCAGTACCAAGCGGTTACAAGACACTTCTCGAGATAATATCACAACATAGTGACCTGAAAATATGCGAAGTGCCCTACATATTCCGAGCAAGAGTTAGAGGCAAGTCTAAGCTGAGTAGGAGAGAAATACTTAACTACGTGAAGCAGCTACTCATGATCATGCCTGATTATTACAAGTTTGCTATAGTGGGCGCTTCTGGGGTTTTCGTTAATCTAGGTGTTTTGTGGTTTTTGAGTTACATACTCTTAATACCACACTTCATTTCTTCAATAATAAGTATTGAAGCCTCTCTAATTAATAACTTCGTCTGGAATGATTTATGGACGTTTAAGAAGAGGAGGTTCGGAAAGCGCTGGCGGAGGCTCTTGAAATATCATGGTTCGACGATAGTAGGTATCCTAGCACAGTATGTCGTCTCACAAATCGCTTACTACACGTTATTGAGAGAATCACTGACTTCTCAAGCGCTAGGCGTCTTAACAGGGTTTGTAGCTAACTATCTCATTAGCAAGAAGTACGTGTGGACACAACCTAGACAGACTATGAGGATTGAGTCTCGCCTCTCATCTTAG
- a CDS encoding hydrolase, which yields MPFTPLHLGPPLILGYLLRRHIHWPTLIITSVLVDLEPLTILLLNLNTYPVHGYLHTFASAVLLGSLVGLVVWLFRKYFNHLFSLFVLTTRDSSLSSYMVAGFSGWFIHVLIDSPLYSDIRPLYPLNINPLYCPYVSDAIIKSCLYLTLIGVVIYLLHFYKTYLR from the coding sequence ATGCCTTTCACTCCACTACACTTAGGTCCTCCACTAATCTTAGGCTACCTACTTAGGCGCCATATTCACTGGCCCACACTAATAATCACTTCAGTATTAGTAGACTTAGAACCCCTGACAATTCTTCTGCTTAACTTAAATACTTACCCTGTTCACGGATACCTACATACGTTCGCTTCAGCAGTTCTTCTCGGGTCTTTAGTTGGTTTAGTCGTGTGGTTGTTTAGAAAATATTTCAACCACTTATTTAGCTTATTTGTACTTACGACGAGGGACTCCTCGCTAAGTAGCTATATGGTAGCAGGATTTAGTGGTTGGTTTATTCATGTATTGATTGACTCGCCGCTGTATTCAGACATAAGACCACTCTACCCGTTAAATATAAACCCTCTTTACTGCCCGTACGTAAGTGATGCGATAATTAAGTCATGTCTCTACTTAACTCTCATAGGTGTTGTTATCTACCTACTACATTTCTACAAGACTTACTTAAGATAG
- a CDS encoding ABC transporter ATP-binding protein, with amino-acid sequence MSERAVVVENLVKVYGRDSIGVDKVSFIVNSGEIYALVGPNGSGKTTTLRIISTLIKPTYGSVYVFGVDVVREPLRVRSMINYLPEEAGAYRDLTGLDFMKFMLSLRFSSRELGDAIEEAVKIADLGNYLRKPVRTYSKGMKRILAVSTVLASRPKLLILDEPTTGLDVERSLYVRDMIRKYNEHYGITVLLSSHNMLEVEYLSHRVGVLYKGRLIAEGAPEQLKKSLGAVNLEEAFMKLKMGRGVAE; translated from the coding sequence GTGAGTGAACGAGCCGTCGTTGTAGAGAATCTCGTCAAGGTTTATGGAAGGGACTCTATAGGCGTTGATAAAGTGTCTTTTATAGTCAATAGTGGAGAGATCTACGCGCTGGTCGGCCCTAATGGGAGTGGTAAGACTACTACTTTGAGAATCATATCTACTCTGATTAAGCCTACCTACGGCAGTGTTTACGTGTTTGGGGTAGATGTTGTGAGGGAGCCTCTGCGTGTTAGGTCTATGATAAATTATCTGCCTGAAGAAGCTGGTGCTTACCGTGACTTAACAGGTCTTGATTTCATGAAGTTTATGCTCTCGCTGAGGTTTAGTAGTAGGGAGTTAGGAGATGCGATAGAAGAGGCCGTCAAGATAGCTGATTTAGGCAATTATTTAAGAAAGCCTGTCAGAACGTACAGTAAGGGCATGAAGCGAATACTCGCGGTCAGTACGGTCTTGGCTTCAAGACCTAAGCTACTCATACTTGATGAGCCGACAACAGGTCTTGACGTCGAGAGAAGTCTTTACGTGAGAGACATGATTAGGAAGTATAATGAGCATTATGGAATCACGGTGCTTCTAAGCAGTCACAACATGCTGGAAGTAGAGTACTTAAGTCACAGGGTGGGAGTACTTTATAAGGGGAGATTAATCGCTGAAGGAGCACCAGAACAACTGAAGAAATCTCTGGGTGCTGTGAATTTAGAGGAGGCCTTCATGAAATTGAAAATGGGGCGGGGCGTCGCTGAGTGA
- a CDS encoding ABC transporter permease: MIAQLIKREVKAFIKNPGFIIGIILMISFYGILGNIVGSATKSAVEEVMESSVGLVLGEDTKLVRELIKLLNTTMGGRVRVYSSLDEAISETGVGILIPAGFTENATSLDKPVVLGGGVRVTTFSLTGAQARAGLLTTVSNTIERLLPLAISATYNVSLQPQKPVLVSGNISFYDKKISQEEFLAITALISFTPLFISLILGMNTTYASQLVAVEKVEKAFEMLLAQPIRRRDIVLAKILGASVASVLFGAVYLAGMLAMFVGTTGSVTAPAGTEQVSPIIITVNLLGPEILGLIGLTIVIGLISSGAIGVIIGSIVSDERIAGGLATPVMLVFIGIGFLTMFMGLPPNPVTAFLAGLTIVSLPYMYAISLLSGETVLITYSIIVAIGMCSLLIYVASTIFNRDIVVLGLRISWSKKTKERL, from the coding sequence ATGATTGCACAACTAATTAAAAGAGAAGTAAAGGCCTTCATCAAGAATCCTGGTTTCATAATAGGAATTATACTAATGATAAGCTTTTACGGAATATTAGGCAACATCGTTGGTAGTGCTACAAAGTCGGCAGTTGAGGAAGTCATGGAATCAAGCGTTGGATTAGTTTTGGGAGAAGATACTAAGCTCGTTAGAGAGCTGATCAAGTTACTCAATACTACTATGGGAGGTAGAGTCCGCGTTTATAGCTCGCTAGACGAGGCTATCTCAGAGACTGGGGTCGGCATACTGATACCTGCAGGCTTTACTGAAAACGCTACCTCACTCGATAAGCCTGTTGTTTTAGGGGGTGGCGTTAGAGTAACTACTTTTTCATTAACGGGTGCTCAAGCTAGGGCAGGCTTACTAACTACAGTCTCAAACACCATAGAGAGACTACTGCCTCTAGCTATAAGCGCTACTTATAACGTAAGTCTACAACCCCAGAAGCCTGTTTTAGTAAGTGGTAATATATCATTTTATGATAAGAAAATAAGCCAGGAAGAGTTTCTCGCGATCACTGCTCTCATATCATTCACTCCGCTCTTCATCAGCTTAATTCTGGGCATGAATACAACATACGCCTCACAACTAGTGGCTGTAGAGAAAGTAGAGAAGGCTTTCGAGATGTTGTTAGCTCAACCTATCCGCAGGAGAGACATAGTGTTAGCTAAGATATTAGGCGCTTCTGTAGCGTCAGTACTTTTCGGAGCAGTATACTTAGCCGGCATGCTAGCCATGTTTGTCGGCACTACCGGAAGTGTAACAGCTCCCGCAGGTACCGAGCAAGTCTCTCCGATCATTATAACAGTAAATTTACTCGGTCCCGAAATATTAGGCTTGATTGGACTGACCATTGTCATCGGCTTAATATCCTCAGGAGCAATCGGCGTCATAATAGGGTCTATAGTTAGTGATGAGAGGATTGCCGGCGGGCTGGCAACTCCAGTCATGTTAGTCTTCATAGGTATCGGATTTTTAACTATGTTTATGGGTCTCCCACCAAATCCTGTAACGGCTTTTTTGGCAGGCTTAACAATAGTTTCATTGCCGTACATGTACGCAATCTCACTGCTCTCGGGAGAGACAGTCTTAATAACATATTCAATAATTGTTGCAATAGGCATGTGCTCCCTCTTAATATACGTAGCCTCAACAATATTCAACAGAGACATAGTCGTGCTAGGATTGAGAATCTCGTGGAGCAAGAAAACAAAGGAAAGATTATGA
- a CDS encoding S8 family peptidase: protein MRKLLVCLAIVFVLISVLIPTFAEARPASIRLIIGVNLSSNYLRAKSVIESLGSVVLEIPEISALVTEAPPHLLGYLKSLSFVKYVEEDKPIKTSTEVQWNVGLVEAPEVWALNTTYGDAAYGYQTSIRVAVVDTGISYTHTDLYGSIDWCVVSLRNTKTFYKGTNLKNCNDQNGHGTHVAGIIAARLNGFGVAGVAPKVVLYAVRVLDASGGGYVSDVAKGIVEATKGPDNTPGTSDDADVISMSLGGPHSQTLYDAILYAYSYNVVLVAAAGNEGASTPSCPACYSEVIAVGAIDQNLSVPSWSNKNPDLVAPGVNILSTWPRNRYVYLSGTSMSCPHVSAIVALMQAIRIADGKGKLTPTQVKEILTTTAIDLGTAGYDETYGYGLVNAVASVNEALNTP, encoded by the coding sequence ATGAGGAAGCTTCTAGTTTGTTTAGCTATAGTGTTTGTCTTAATTTCCGTGCTTATCCCAACGTTTGCTGAGGCTCGTCCAGCAAGTATTAGACTCATTATTGGTGTTAATTTAAGTAGTAATTACTTACGTGCTAAGTCAGTTATTGAGAGCCTTGGTTCTGTAGTGCTTGAGATTCCTGAAATAAGCGCGTTAGTTACTGAAGCTCCTCCCCACTTACTAGGATATTTAAAGTCTCTCTCGTTCGTTAAGTATGTTGAGGAAGACAAGCCTATCAAAACATCTACTGAGGTTCAGTGGAATGTGGGATTAGTTGAAGCGCCTGAAGTTTGGGCTCTAAATACTACTTACGGCGACGCCGCCTACGGATATCAAACAAGCATCAGGGTTGCTGTAGTAGATACTGGAATAAGCTATACTCACACAGATCTTTACGGTTCTATAGACTGGTGTGTCGTCTCTTTAAGAAACACTAAGACGTTCTATAAAGGAACTAATTTGAAAAACTGCAATGATCAAAACGGTCACGGAACACACGTAGCTGGAATAATAGCCGCTAGATTGAACGGCTTCGGCGTAGCCGGAGTTGCACCGAAAGTAGTCCTATACGCTGTAAGAGTTCTTGACGCCAGCGGTGGTGGTTACGTGAGTGACGTAGCTAAGGGGATAGTAGAAGCTACTAAGGGACCTGACAACACTCCAGGCACGAGTGACGATGCTGACGTGATCTCAATGTCTCTCGGGGGACCTCACTCTCAGACACTTTATGATGCGATACTCTATGCGTACAGCTACAACGTAGTTCTAGTTGCTGCCGCAGGGAACGAGGGTGCCTCAACACCTTCATGCCCGGCCTGCTACAGTGAAGTCATAGCTGTAGGGGCCATAGACCAAAACTTAAGCGTCCCGAGCTGGAGTAACAAGAACCCAGATCTTGTGGCCCCGGGAGTAAACATACTCTCTACATGGCCTAGAAACAGGTACGTATATTTAAGCGGAACCAGTATGTCATGCCCACACGTCTCAGCAATTGTAGCTCTAATGCAAGCAATAAGGATTGCTGACGGGAAAGGTAAGCTAACACCAACGCAGGTGAAGGAAATCCTAACAACAACTGCCATAGACTTAGGGACTGCTGGATATGACGAAACCTACGGCTATGGATTAGTAAACGCGGTTGCCTCAGTTAATGAGGCATTAAACACTCCTTAA
- a CDS encoding NAD-dependent epimerase/dehydratase family protein — MKVLITGGAGFIGHNLALHLIRRGYDVVVVDSMERSNDYALRRLKKFGVPVVEGDVRRFSSYSNFDVVVHAAAYVSVEESVREPIKYLENNVLGTAKVGYECGKKGIKLVYLSSAAVYGEPQKLPIGEDHPTRPKSPYGLSKLQGEEILRNFATVYSLKYVTLRLFNVYGPGQNSSYAGVITSFIQRALNSEPLIIYGDGEQTRDFVYVGDVAEVIEFLIKEEVFDNETYNVGSGQPTTIKELAKTVMKLVNKDLPLIHEPPRPGDIRHSVADISKIMKLARIKPTPIEEGLEKTLSELRTDCSCLTSSLP, encoded by the coding sequence GTGAAGGTTTTGATTACTGGTGGTGCGGGGTTCATAGGTCATAACCTAGCGCTTCATCTAATTAGGAGAGGATATGATGTTGTAGTAGTTGATTCTATGGAGAGGTCGAATGATTATGCCTTGAGGAGGCTTAAAAAGTTCGGAGTACCTGTTGTTGAAGGTGACGTGAGGAGATTTAGTAGTTACAGTAACTTTGACGTAGTGGTTCATGCTGCTGCTTACGTGAGTGTTGAAGAGTCTGTTAGAGAGCCTATCAAGTATCTAGAGAACAACGTCTTGGGCACTGCTAAGGTTGGCTATGAGTGTGGGAAGAAGGGTATAAAGCTAGTATACTTAAGCTCGGCAGCAGTCTACGGAGAGCCGCAGAAGCTACCTATCGGTGAAGACCACCCCACAAGACCTAAATCACCTTACGGACTGAGCAAACTTCAAGGAGAAGAGATACTGAGAAATTTCGCCACAGTCTATAGTCTTAAGTACGTGACTTTAAGATTATTTAATGTTTATGGACCCGGACAGAACTCCTCATACGCTGGCGTCATAACTAGTTTCATTCAAAGAGCTTTGAATAGTGAGCCATTAATTATTTACGGCGACGGGGAACAGACAAGAGACTTCGTATATGTTGGGGACGTAGCTGAAGTAATCGAGTTCTTGATCAAAGAAGAAGTGTTTGATAACGAGACCTACAATGTTGGTTCAGGACAACCCACAACAATTAAAGAGCTTGCTAAGACAGTCATGAAGTTAGTTAATAAGGATTTACCGTTAATACATGAACCACCAAGACCTGGAGATATAAGACACAGCGTAGCTGATATAAGCAAGATAATGAAGCTCGCTAGAATCAAGCCAACACCTATTGAGGAAGGACTTGAGAAGACCTTAAGTGAGTTGAGAACTGACTGTTCTTGCCTGACCTCCTCCCTGCCCTAA